TTCACGTGACGCCCGAGACCCTGGTGCCACGTTCCCCGCTGGCCGAACTCATCGTCGAGGGCCTGCAGCCCTGGCTGGACCTCGAGCGTCCGCTGCGGGTGCTGGAGATCGGGACCGGTTCCGGTTGTATCGCGGGGGCACTGGCGTGGCACTGGCCGGCCCTGAGCGTCGACGCGAGCGATATCAGCGCCGGTGCGCTCGAGGTGGCGGCCGGCAATCTGCGCAGGCTCGGCGTCGGCGATCGGGTGAGGCTGTTCGAATCCGACGTCTACGACGCGCTCGGTGAGTCGCGCTACGACCTGATCATCAGCAATCCGCCGTACGTTCCCCAGGCATCGATGACCGATCTGCCGGAGGAGTACCGCCACGAGCCGGCACGTGCGCTGGTGGCCGGCCGCGATGGACTCGATATCGTGCGGCGGTTGATCGCCGGGGCCGGCGACCGTCTCGAGCCGGGCGGCCTGCTGCTGGTCGAGGTCGGCGAAGCGGCGCCGATGGCCGCGCAGCTGCTCGCCGATACCGATGCGATCTGGCTGGAGTTCCAGCACGGCGGGGAAGGAGTGTTCCTGCTCGATCGGGCCGCCGCGGTGGAACTCGCCGCCTCGGGCGGACTGGATCGGCCCGTGTCGATCGAAGTCGCGGACCGCGGAGTTTTGGAACGGAACCGGGAGAACGAGGCATGAGCTACAACCGATTCGGCCGCGTGCTGAGCATCACGACCTTCGGTGAGAGTCATGGGCCGGCGATCGGGTGCGTGATCGACGGCTTTCCGCCCGGCGTGGCGATTTCGGCCGAAGAGATCCGGGACGCCATGCTGCGCCGGGCGACCGGTCGCTCGCGGCACACCTCCCAACGGCGCGAGGCGGAGGACGTCCAGATCCTGTCCGGCACCTTCGAGGGGCGTACCACCGGGACGCCTATCGCCCTGGTCGTCTACAACACCGATGCCCGCAGCAAGGATTACGCCGACATCGCTGCCCAGTTCCGACCGGGCCATGCCGACTACACCTACCACCACAAGTACGGCGTGCGCGACTACCGCGGCGGTGGGCGATCCTCGGCGCGCGAGACCGCAATGCGGGTGGCCGCCGGAGCGCTGGCGGCAAAGTATCTCCATGACCGCTTCGGCATTCGCATCACCGGCTGGCTGGGCCAGCTCGGTGAGCAGGTCTGCGACGAGAACTTCGACGCCGAATCGATCGACGACAACCCGTTCTTCTGCCCCGACCCCCTGAAGGTACCGGCGCTCGAGGCCTACATGGACGCCCTGCGCAAGGAGGGCGATTCGGTTGGCGCACTGGTCCGCGCCCGGGCAGAGAACGTGCCGCCCGGATGGGGCGCACCGGTCTATGCCAAGCTCGACGGCGACCTGGCCGCGGCCATGATGAGTATCAATGCGGTCAAGGGCGTGGAGATCGGGGCGGGCTTCGGCTCGGTTGCGCAGAAGGGCACGGAGCATCGCGACGAGATCACGCCCGACGGGTTCCTGGGCAACCAGGCCGGTGGAGTCCTCGGCGGCATCTCGTCGGGCCAGCCGGTGACGGTAGCCGTTGCGTTCAAGCCCACGTCGAGCCTGCGGATTCCGGGGCGCACCGTCGACACCGAGGGGCGGCCGGTGGACATCGTGACCACCGGACGGCACGATCCCTGCGTCGGAATCCGGGCGGTGCCGATCGTCGAGGC
Above is a genomic segment from Halomonas denitrificans containing:
- the prmB gene encoding 50S ribosomal protein L3 N(5)-glutamine methyltransferase gives rise to the protein MSTRSDQAPPPTLGEWVRKAAEAMDSAGLFFGHGTERSIDEACWMVAHQLDLSPDFDEAMFEVRVADEDRRALETLLARRIDTRRPLAYLLGEAWFAGLRFHVTPETLVPRSPLAELIVEGLQPWLDLERPLRVLEIGTGSGCIAGALAWHWPALSVDASDISAGALEVAAGNLRRLGVGDRVRLFESDVYDALGESRYDLIISNPPYVPQASMTDLPEEYRHEPARALVAGRDGLDIVRRLIAGAGDRLEPGGLLLVEVGEAAPMAAQLLADTDAIWLEFQHGGEGVFLLDRAAAVELAASGGLDRPVSIEVADRGVLERNRENEA
- the aroC gene encoding chorismate synthase, whose translation is MSYNRFGRVLSITTFGESHGPAIGCVIDGFPPGVAISAEEIRDAMLRRATGRSRHTSQRREAEDVQILSGTFEGRTTGTPIALVVYNTDARSKDYADIAAQFRPGHADYTYHHKYGVRDYRGGGRSSARETAMRVAAGALAAKYLHDRFGIRITGWLGQLGEQVCDENFDAESIDDNPFFCPDPLKVPALEAYMDALRKEGDSVGALVRARAENVPPGWGAPVYAKLDGDLAAAMMSINAVKGVEIGAGFGSVAQKGTEHRDEITPDGFLGNQAGGVLGGISSGQPVTVAVAFKPTSSLRIPGRTVDTEGRPVDIVTTGRHDPCVGIRAVPIVEAMLALTLMDHYLLHRAQCGDVPPQSPRVE